CCAGCCCCCGGCGCAGGCGGTTGCCGCCGGCGGTGTAAAGGCCGCAGCCGGGATCGTCGCTGGTGTAGGCGGTCGCCTCCATAGTCAGCACGCGCTTGTAGCGCGAGGGCGGCGTATTCATGATGCGCTTGGCGCGTTTCACAATCTGGCCCATGACCGACTTTGTGATCACGCCGTCTTCGGGCAGCCCTGCCAATTTTTGAAAAGACATGACCGCCTGCCGCGTTTCCGGGCCAAACTTGCTGTCCAAGGGGCCTTTGTACACTCCTAAGTGCGAAAGCAGCAATTGGATATGCGATATATTGTCGCCGCGCATGCCTTCGCGGGCCACCAAATCAAAAGGCCCGGCGTGACAAGGAGC
This window of the Acidaminococcales bacterium genome carries:
- a CDS encoding peptidoglycan-binding protein, translated to MKRIVPVLLAAFCFLAPCHAGPFDLVAREGMRGDNISHIQLLLSHLGVYKGPLDSKFGPETRQAVMSFQKLAGLPEDGVITKSVMGQIVKRAKRIMNTPPSRYKRVLTMEATAYTSDDPGCGLYTAGGNRLRRGLVAVDPRFIPLGTRLFVAGYGYAVADDTGGAIKGSRIDLAYESRPDALKFGRRMVTVYILD